The Streptomyces sp. B3I8 nucleotide sequence AGATCACGGTGTTGTCGATCGCGCCGACGATCGCGAGTGCGGTGCGTGAGGTGTTCGAGGACGGTTCGGTGACGAGCCTGTTCGACGAGCAGTGAGGTTTCCCGGGCTGTCGCGTGCGCGGTAGTGCGTGAGCCGCGTGCTCCGTGAGCCGTGAGCCGTAGGAGATCGTTTTGGGTGCGGCCTCCCCCGCCGAGTAGACTGCCCGCGTTGCTCGGCGAGGGAGGCCGTACGCGTGTGCATCGCACGTGTGTGCGGCGGTCCGTTATCGACGCGCTCTTCGTAGCAGGCCGTTCGTTGGCCGGGTGACCGACTTCTTTCCGTCACCGTCTACTTCTACGAGGAGTGATCGTCATGTCCGAGGTGAAGCTCGCCGCCGCCAAGCGCACCGAGTTCGGCAAGGGTGCCGCCCGCCGCGTCCGCCGCGAGGACAAGGTTCCGGGTGTGCTGTACGGGCACGGTTCCGACCCGATCCACCTGACCCTCCCGGGTCACGAGCTGCTGCTGGCGCTGCGTACGCCGAACGTCCTGATCGCGCTGGACATCGAGGGCGAGGGCCAGGAGCTGGCCATCCCGAAGTCGGTGCAGCGCGACCCGATCAAGGGTTACCTGGTCCACGTCGACCTGCAGCTCGTGCAGCGCGGCGAGAAGGTCAACGTCGAGATCTACGTGCACACCGAGGGTGAGCTGGCTCCGGGCGGCAACCTGCTGGAGCACGTGCTGAACACGCTGCCGGTCGAGGCCGAGGCCACGCACATCCCCGAGTCGGTCACCGTGTCCATCGAGGGTCTGGCGGCCGGTGCCTCCGTCCTGGCCAAGGACATCCCGCTCCCGTCCGGCACCACGCTGGCCGTGGACGAGGACACCGTGGTGCTGCAGGTCCTGGCCGCGCAGGCCGAGGAGTCCGCGGAGGGCGAGGGCGAGGGCGACGAGGCCGCCGAGGCCTGAGTTCCCGCTCCAGCCTGACGTCTGGTGTGCGCCGGCCGCTGTTCCCGTCGGGGGGCAGCGGCCGGCGTGTGTTCGTATCCGTACGCGTGTCCGCACGCGCGGCGCTGAGGGGAGAGGGAC carries:
- a CDS encoding 50S ribosomal protein L25/general stress protein Ctc, producing MSEVKLAAAKRTEFGKGAARRVRREDKVPGVLYGHGSDPIHLTLPGHELLLALRTPNVLIALDIEGEGQELAIPKSVQRDPIKGYLVHVDLQLVQRGEKVNVEIYVHTEGELAPGGNLLEHVLNTLPVEAEATHIPESVTVSIEGLAAGASVLAKDIPLPSGTTLAVDEDTVVLQVLAAQAEESAEGEGEGDEAAEA